A DNA window from Paralichthys olivaceus isolate ysfri-2021 chromosome 3, ASM2471397v2, whole genome shotgun sequence contains the following coding sequences:
- the tgfbr3 gene encoding transforming growth factor beta receptor type 3, producing the protein MALRSPVPVLLLAICCLASAGPLIRSPCELLPVGMAHPVQAMLKSFTALSGCASRGTTSLPQEVHIVNLRGHAPEGPDNTPAEVELHLKPIQSLLRHQKPLVLVLNSPQPLIWKIKTENLALGIKRTFHVPESSEVHFQPGNFSLSCQIQKETLPHGNEHLLSWAQKKYRAVTSFSELRMTQDIYIKVGEDPVFSDTCKIDTKFLSLNYLGGYVEPQTSKGCVLSGLDKDQEVHIIELQAPNSSSAFQVDVIVDVRPLEEDAPLHRDVVLVLKCAKSVNWVIKSHRLSGKLEIVASDTVSVSSTTERLMQVSKSPKQHLPSGSQALIKWAEERGYSPVTSYTSTPVANNFSIKLREPDVVDPMESMLPPELSILRNSSPYPGAGVASRRSGLPFLFPPPVSDGLPYLQSSSILDDRPGENGEPEELQGVLSVGLSLQCEDTRMVVSIEKESLQANGFIHVNLTLQDPKCKATVNATHYTLETPLTGCETTVYPMQGSPMALHINSVFISHAETKDGSGGPLDDVDLESGDVLFPRDPVERTNSEHQSVIMFNCTYRKNQETSETVPRIVPGPSRQPVNNMTFTMEVYNTLSSNSPSRQAFFTVSQNQKVFVEITSTASDSNLGFTIISCSISPNSNPSSSSDYTLIETVCPTDESVHIYSKTDFPVPHAHLDKKSFSFTFSSKLNMSLLFLHCEMSLCAKRSQSSHSLPPCLQTSETCDSLDVDSILKMMMNRKTTTQPLVVLDVSGQPDITVVSTSPEPPIDSSLYVLDTPTVVGIAFAAFVIGALLTGALWFIYSHTGETAGTQHVQKSQPASENSSAAHSIGSTQSTPCSSSSTA; encoded by the exons GTTGAGTTGCATCTGAAGCCCATCCAGTCTCTGCTGCGCCACCAGAAGCCACTGGTCTTGGTGCTCAACTCCCCCCAGCCACTGATCTGGAAGATCAAGACAGAGAACCTGGCCCTGGGCATCAAACGTACCTTTCAT GTACCGGAGAGCTCAGAGGTCCACTTTCAGCCAGGAaacttctccctctcctgccaGATCCAGAAGGAGACGCTTCCCCATGGCAATGAGCACCTCCTCAGCTGGGCCCAGAAGAAGTACAGGGCAGTCACCTCTTTCTCTGAGCTCAGGATGACTCAAGATATCTACATCAAAGTgggagaag ACCCAGTGTTTTCTGACACCTGCAAGATTGATACCAAGTTCCTGTCTCTGAACTACCTGGGCGGCTACGTCGAGCCACAGACTTCAAAGGGCTGCGTGCTGTCTGGCCTCGACAAAGACCAAGAGGTCCACATCATCGAGCTGCAAGCCCCCAACTCCAGCAG tgCTTTCCAGGTGGATGTCATTGTGGATGTACGGCCTCTGGAGGAAGATGCCCCCCTGCATCGTGACGTCGTCTTGGTGCTCAAGTGCGCTAAGTCTGTCAACTGGGTCATCAAAAGCCACCGTTTGAGTGGCAAGCTGGAGATTGTG GCCTCTGATACCGTGAGTGTGAGCTCCACCACAGAGAGACTGATGCAAGTGTCAAAATCCCCCAAGCAGCACTTGCCATCAGGATCACAAGCCTTGATCAAGTGGGCAGAGGAGCGTGGTTACAGTCCAGTCACGTCTTACACCAGCACTCCTGTAGCCAACAACTTCAGTATCAAACTGAGAGAGCCAG ATGTGGTGGATCCTATGGAGAGCATGTTGCCCCCGGAGCTCTCCATCCTGCGCAACTCCAGTCCTTATCCAGGAGCAGGGGTTGCTTCCCGACGCTCAGGTCTGCCCTTCCTCTTCCCCCCGCCTGTGTCCGACGGACTGCCCTACCTGCAGAGTTCGTCCATCCTCGACGACCGGCCCGGGGAGAACGGCGAGCCAGAAGAGCTGCAGGGCGTCCTGAGTGTTGGCCTCAGCCTGCAGTGTGAGGACACAAGGATGGTGGTCAGCATTGAAAAAGAGAGTCTGCAA GCGAACGGATTTATTCATGTCAACCTCACACTCCAAGACCCAAAATGTAAAGCAACAGTGAATGCCACCCACTACACGCTGGAAACTCCTCTGACAGGCTGTGAGACCACTGTATATCCAATGCAGGGAAGCCCTATGGCTCTCCACATCAACTCT GTCTTTATAAGTCATGCTGAGACCAAGGATGGGAGTGGTGGGCCGCTGGATGATGTGGATCTGGAATCCGGAGACGTGCTGTTCCCAAGGGACCCGGTTGAGAGGACGAACAGCGAGCACCAGTCTGTCATCATG TTCAACTGCACATACAGAAAGAACCAGGAAACCTCTGAAACAGTTCCCAGGATTGTACCGGGACCGTCCAGGCAGCCGGTCAACAACATGACGTTCACTATGGAGGTGTACAACACACTGTCGTCCAACAGCCCCTCGCGCCAGGCCTTCTTCACGGTTTCACAGAATCAGAAAGTCTTTGTGGAG ATCACATCAACCGCATCGGACTCGAATCTGGGGTTCACCATCATATCATGCTCCATTTCTCCCAACTCCAACCCCAGCAGTTCCTCAGACTACACCCTCATTGAGACCGTCTGCCCCACAGACGAGTCCGTCCATATCTACTCTAAGACTGACTTCCCTGTCCCTCACGCTCATTTGGATAAGAAAAGTTTCAGCTTCACCTTCAGCTCAAAGTTGAACATGTCCCTGCTTTTCCTGCACTGTGAGATGTCTCTGTGTGCCAAGAGATCTCAGAGCAGTCACAGTCTTCCGCCG TGCCTGCAAACCAGTGAGACCTGTGACTCTCTTGATGTGGACAGCATCCTcaagatgatgatgaacagAAAGACGACAACCCAGCCGCTGGTTGTGTTGGATGTCTCTGGTCAGCCAGACATAACAG ttgtTTCTACATCCCCAGAACCTCCTATTGATA gCTCTCTGTATGTTCTGGACACTCCAACAGTGGTGGGAATCGCCTTTGCAGCCTTTGTGATTGGGGCTTTGTTGACCGGAGCCCTGTGGTTTATCTACTCCCACACAG GTGAGACAGCTGGCACACAGCATGTCCAGAAGTCCCAACCCGCCTCCGAGAACAGCAGCGCGGCTCACAGTATCGGCAGCACGCAAAGTACGCCctgttccagcagcagcacagcgtAG